The Streptomyces sp. NBC_01298 genome contains the following window.
GCTCCAGCAGCGCGCCGGGCCGGTCGTCGCCCATCCACAGCACGACGGAGGTCTTGTCGGCGCCGGTCGGCGCGGCCGGACGGGCGGGACGCCCGACGAGCACGAAGCGGGTCTCGGCGTTCTGCGCGTCGTGGATCTCGGTGACCAGCGGGACCAGTCCGTAGGTGGTGGCCGCGAACTCACCCGCGAAGGCGGCGTCGAAGCGGCCCTCCTGGACCAGCCGGGCACCGTCGGCATTGGACGCCGCCGACTCCCACAGGGCGTCCGGCAGGTTGGACCGCAGCCAGTTGCGCACCTGCGGCTGGGCGACCGGGTGCCCGGTGACGGTCTTGACGTCCGACAGCTTGGTCCCGGGACGCACCAGGAGCGCGAACGCGATGGGGAGCAGCACCTCGCGATAGATCATCAGCGGTACGCCGGCGGCCAGCTCGTCCAGGGTCGAGGTGACCCCGCCCTCCACCGAGTTCTCGATCGGGACGAGGGCCGCCGCGGCCTCGCCGTTGCGCACGGCGTCCAGAGCGGCCGGGACCGAAACCATCGGGACGAGCTCCCGGGTCGCGGCTTCGGGCAGGGTGCGAAGGGCGGCTTCGGTGAACGTGCCTTCGGGACCGAGATAGGTGAAGCGGGTGGCCGACATGCGATCAGCCTAATGCCGGGGCCCGGACGCCACCCGGGCTGTTCACCCTTCGAGCAGCCGCTGCCCCACGTACTCCCCGGCGCCCGCGCCCGGCGGCACCGCGTACAGGCCGCTCGACTCGTGCCGGATGAATTCCGACAGGGCGTCGCCGCGGTCGAGCTTGCGCTGAACGGGGACGAAACCGCGGGACGGGTCGGCCTGCCAGCAGATGAAGAGCAGCCCGGCGTCGGGGGTTCCGTCGGCGGCGATCCCGTCGTGGAAGGAGAAGGGGCGCCGGAGCATGGCCGCTCCGCCGTTCTGAGCGGGAGCGGAGATCCGGGCATGAGCGTTGGAGGGGATCACCGGCTTCCCGTCGGCGCCGATCTTGTCGAAGGCCGGGGCGGTGGTCTCGTCGCCGCCGGTCAGTGGGGCGCCGGTGGCCTTCGTACGGCCGATGACCTGTTCCTGCTGGGCGAGCGACCGCTGGTCCCAGTGGTCGAGGAGCATGCGGATGCGGCGTACGACGGCGTACGAGCCCCCGACCATCCAGGCGTGCTCCGGGGGCACGGCGCCCTGGACGAAGATCCGCCGGTCGAAGTCGGCTTCTGTGGGCTTCGGATTGTTGGTCCCGTCGACCTGACCCATGAGGTTGCGGGCGGTCATGGGCGAGGCGGTGGCACCGGGAGAACGGTTGAAGCCGTTCATCTGCCAGCGCGGCCGGGCGGCCTCTCCGGCGTCCTTCTGCAGCGCGCGCAGCGCGTGGAAGGCGACCAGCGCGTCGTCGGAGCCGATCTGGACCCAGAGGTCGCCGTTGCTGCGCTGCGGGTCGAGCCGGTCGGCGGAGAAGTCCGGCAGCGGGTCGAGGGCGGCCGGACGGCGCGCGGCGAGGCCGGTGCGCTCGAAGAAGGAGTGCCCGAAGCCGAAGGTCACCGTGAGGGAGGAAGGGCCGGAGCCGAGCGCGATGCCGGTGTCGGCGACCGCTGCGGTCTCGCCCGCCGTCAGCCGCCGCGCGGTATCGGACCAGCGCCGCATCAGTGCGGCGGCCTCGGTGCGCCCGGCACCGGGCGCCAGATCGAAGGCGAGTACGTGTCCCTTGGCTTGGAGGGGTGTGGTGATGCCGGCCTGGTGATCCCCGTCGAAGGCGACCCGGGTCGCGCCGAGGCTGCCGGAAGCGCCGCCGGAGCCGGTCGTACGGGACCCCGTGACCCCGGACTGGACGAGGGCTCCGCCGGCGGCGCCGAGTGCGAGCCCGGCGGCGCCCGCGGCGCCGACCGTGCCCAGCAGACGGCGCCGGGAAATCTCGATGCCGGGGAGCTCCGTGCCGGTCCCGACGTTCTCGACGCTCTCGCCGGTCTTGGTGTTCTTGGTGCTCTCGGTCGTCTCGCTGTTCTGGGTCACGCTGGTCAGCCGATCTTCACGTTCTTCTGGACGGTCGTCTGGTCGATGTCGGAGGTGCGGACCGTCACGTCGATCCGCCAGTCGCCGGTCAGCGGCAGCTGGACGCCCGACGCGGTCCAGTGACCGGGAGCCGCGCGCTCGGGCAGGACCGGAAGGGGGCCGATCTCCTTGGCCTCCAAGGTGAAGGACACCCTCAGCTCGGGCAGGTCGAGCGGCTTGCCGTCGGGGGTCTCGGCCCACACGTGGAGCGTGTTCGCACCGACGCGGCCCGGGTCGAGCTGGAGCCGGACCGAACCCTGGCCGTTCTGGCCGCCGGTGTCGAAGGGCAGCGTGACCTTGACCGCGCGGTCGGGAACGGCGGTGGCGGTGGAGCCCCGCCCGGCCTCCAGCTCCGCGGCACGGCCGGGCTCGGTACTGGTGAGGATGGTGGTGACGGCCAGCAGGACCACGGCGACACCCGCCTCGGCGAGGACGGAGCGGCGCAGGCCGGAGCGGTCCGGGTCGGCGTCACGGACCTGCTTCTCCCGCGCGGTGCGCCGGGCGGCGCTCTGGCGCGCGAGCTGCGCGGCGCGCCGGGGGTCGGAAGAGACGCTGTCGGACACGGCGGTGGTGTTCGGGGCGGCGGTCACGGGCGATGTTTCACGTGAAACATCGGAGGCGTGCTCCCCCACCCCCTCCCCTTCGCTCTCGCCCGGGCCCCCGGCCAGCCGTCCGGTCCACTTCCGGGAGGTATAGGCGATGGCGACGACGAGGGTGACGAGTCCGATCTTGACGAGCAGCAGCCGGCCGTAATCGGTCCCGGTCAGTGCGGACCAACTGCCGACCTGGCGCCAGGCCTGGTAGGTGCCGGTGCAGGCCAGGACCACAACGCTGGTGAAGGCGACGGTGGAGAAGCGCCGGATGGCCGTGCGCTCGATCCCGGGAAC
Protein-coding sequences here:
- the pheA gene encoding prephenate dehydratase, which encodes MSATRFTYLGPEGTFTEAALRTLPEAATRELVPMVSVPAALDAVRNGEAAAALVPIENSVEGGVTSTLDELAAGVPLMIYREVLLPIAFALLVRPGTKLSDVKTVTGHPVAQPQVRNWLRSNLPDALWESAASNADGARLVQEGRFDAAFAGEFAATTYGLVPLVTEIHDAQNAETRFVLVGRPARPAAPTGADKTSVVLWMGDDRPGALLELLQEFAVRGVNLMLIQSRPTGAGIGNYCFAVDAEGHISDRRVGEALMGLKRTCPQIRFLGSYPRAGVAQGDVQAARAGTSDSEFTAASDWLTRCLDGRP
- the efeB gene encoding iron uptake transporter deferrochelatase/peroxidase subunit, which codes for MTSVTQNSETTESTKNTKTGESVENVGTGTELPGIEISRRRLLGTVGAAGAAGLALGAAGGALVQSGVTGSRTTGSGGASGSLGATRVAFDGDHQAGITTPLQAKGHVLAFDLAPGAGRTEAAALMRRWSDTARRLTAGETAAVADTGIALGSGPSSLTVTFGFGHSFFERTGLAARRPAALDPLPDFSADRLDPQRSNGDLWVQIGSDDALVAFHALRALQKDAGEAARPRWQMNGFNRSPGATASPMTARNLMGQVDGTNNPKPTEADFDRRIFVQGAVPPEHAWMVGGSYAVVRRIRMLLDHWDQRSLAQQEQVIGRTKATGAPLTGGDETTAPAFDKIGADGKPVIPSNAHARISAPAQNGGAAMLRRPFSFHDGIAADGTPDAGLLFICWQADPSRGFVPVQRKLDRGDALSEFIRHESSGLYAVPPGAGAGEYVGQRLLEG